Within Amedibacterium intestinale, the genomic segment AAAATATGCAACTAAAGATTTCATAAGACTTCTCCTTCCCTATAAAGCATTATATTCTTCATCACTTAGCGCTTCACACCATTCATTGGATGCTCCATCTGCTGGAACTTCAATCGCAAGATGGCTAAACCAGCTATCTTTGGCAGCACCATGCCAATGTTTTACTTCAGGTGGAATATTTACAACATCTCCAGGATGAAGTTCCTGAGCAGGTTTTCCCCATTCCTGATAATATCCTTTTCCCGCAGTTACTAATAAAATCTGTCCACCTTTATGATGAATGTGCCAGTTGTTTCTACAAGAAGGTTCAAACGTAACATTTGCGACTCCAACAGGAGATGTTGTTAACATGTTTAAATAACTTTGCCCAACAAAATACTGTGCAAATGCATCGTTTTTCTCTCCACTTTCAAAAATCTGATCTTCTCTGTCTTTCATTTTGTTTTCTCCTTTCTCTTTTCTATATTTTCTGATTTCCTGTTGACCATACATGTTTACTTTTAGAAGTTTCCTGTGTATTTTGTGCCATCACACCTACTAATGGATGAGGTACATAACATTCTTCCAAATACGCAATATCTTCTTCACTTAATTTCAAATCAACCGCTTTTGCAGCCCCTTCAATGTGTGATAATTTGGTGCTTCCTACAACTGGAGATTCTACTTTTGTAAGAAGCCATGCAAGAGATATTTCACTCATGCTTACCTTATATTTATCTGCCAATTCACTCACTCGATCGATTATGATTTGATCTTGTTTTGCACTGGCATCATATTTTAATTTCGCATAGCTGTCTTCCACTAGACGTTTTGAAGTTTCCCCAGGATGTTTTGAAAGTCTTCCTCCAGCTAAAGCACTGTAAGGAGTCATGGCAATATTATCCTGCGCACATATTTTTGCCATTTCTCTTTCTTCTTCACGAAATAACAAATTATAATGTCCCTGAATAGAAATAAACTTCGCAAATCCATATTTATCCGCAAGTGCATTTGCCTGTGCAAGCTGATAAGCATAGCAGTTGGAAATTCCAATATAGCGTACTTTCCCTGCTTTTACCATTTCATTTAATCCTTCCATAATATCATAAAGCGGTGTTTGATAATCCCACATATGATAAATATATAAATCTACATAATCCATTCCTAAATTTTCAAGACTTTTGTTTAACATTCTTTCTATATGCTGCTGCCCTGTAATCCCCATATCAATTTCTTCCTGTGTTCTTGGAAGAAATTTTGTCGCAACAACGACATCTTCTCTTTTCGCAAAGTCACGAAGTGCACGTCCAAGGTAGCGCTCACTTGTACCACTTTGATAGGCAATGGCAGTATCAAAAAAGTTTACACCTAATTCTAATCCTCGCTTAATAATTTCACGAGAATGTGCTTCATCCAAGGTCCATGTATGCTGGCCGTTTTGCGCATCTCCAAATCCCATACATCCCATACAAATACGAGATACCATTAAATCTGAATTACCAAGTCTGACATATTGCATTTTTATTCCCTGCCTTTCTTACGAAAATAACTACTCTTTTGCTTTGTTTACACAGGAAAGAGCATTTAAACTTCTAGGATAACCAATATAAGGCAAACATTCCAATACGATATTTTCTAAAAACTGTGCATCATTTCCAAGATTCATATTCCCTTTCGCATGGGCAATGACCTGTGGTTCACATCCCCCTTGTGCCATCAAAATACAAAATGTAACAATTTCTCTTTGTTTTAGATTCAGTCCAGTTCTTGTATAATAATCCCCAAAACAATTGGAAGCTAAATAATAATTGATCGTGCTGCTTTTCCATGCATCCTTCATATGTGCCCCAAAGATTTCTACCTGTGCAGCTTCTCCTTTTTCTAAACGATTTTTAAGTGTTGTCGTACTTTGTATTTCTAATGGAAGTGCAATTTCTTTTTCCTGGAAAGCTTCATTCACCGCTTGTAAAAATGGATATACTTTCCCAAAACCTGCATAATCAACTGCCTGATAAACGAGTTCTTTTATTTCTACCGGTGTCAATGTTTCTGTAACATATTCTAAAACCTTTTCTTTAAATAACGCAAGCGACTGTGAACCTAACAAAGCCGCCAGGATTGCTAAACTTTTTGTTTTTTCATCTACATCCTTATCCAGCTTCTTTTCCACTTCCTCTTCTACAAAATATTGAAATCTCTCCATAAATTCTGCATCTGTTTCATAAAATTTCATGTTTTCTTCCATCCTTTCTGCTATTCTTATTTAAATCAAGGTAAATTCTTTCCATTTACCTGATCGAAACCTTAGATAAAATATAAGACCTCTGCTTATCCAGTCTAAACACATCGCATACGCAATTCCCATTACACCCATATGAAGCATGATTCCAAATAAATAAGAAAGAATCAAACGTACACCGATGGTCGTTCCTAACGAGATATACATAGTATATTTTACATCACCCGCAGCTCTTAACCCTTTTCCAAATGGATCGGCAAAAGGGTAGGCAAGGGCATTGCATATATTATGTACAAGAACTAAAAGAATTACCAAATGTTTTGTCTCTTCACCGACAGAAAAGAAATTTATCATAAATGGTGTAATGGCAAAAACTAGTAAATTCCATACTATTGAAAAAACAACTGTAATCTTTGTTAGTTTTTTTAAAAAGTAAACTGCCTGCTGTATATCTTTTGAACCCATGCACTGTCCAATAACCGTAATATATACAGGTCCCATCGTAACACCAACCAAAGCCGCAACACTCCATATGCTTTGCGCAATTCCATTGGCGGCAATCTGATATGTACCAAACAATGCAATCACGCTGCTAAGCGCTACTTTTACAAATTGAAAGATACCACTTTCTATGCCATTAGGAATCGCAACTCTTAAAATACGAGACAGCATTTCTTTATCCCATTTAAAAATATATTTTTTATCATATCGTATTCCATCATGTTCTTTGAAACATAAAACGGTAATGACAACGGCAGAGAAACTGCGTGCAAGCAAAGAAGGATAAGCAACACCTGCAACTCCAGCACGAAGTACAAATACACCAATGATGTTTCCAATCACATTAATGATATTGGATAAAATAGAAATATGCATCGTTGTCTTTGTTTTTCCAATGCTTCGATACAAGGTAGCCCCTGCATTATAAACAGCTAATGCAGGATAGGAAAATACCGATATTCGTAAATAGGTAATGCATGCATCCATAACACTGCTTTCTACACGACCAAACAATAGCTGTAACAATGACTTGCCAAAAGGCAAGATACATAAAGAAAGAAACAGCGAAAATAAAACAGAAATCATAAGCAGCTGACTAATTCCTTCCTTTGCCTTTGTATGCCATTTTCTTCCTATATACTGACTAACAACAACGGCTCCTCCAGATGCCAGTGCTGTAAATAAATATATAAAAATCGTATTAAACGAATTTACCAGTGATACTCCAGATACTGCAGCTTCTCCTACAAAACTTACCACAAAAGTATCTGCCAGTCCTACCAGCATCACAAGAAGCTGTTCTAGAAACAATGGTATGATCATGGCACGCAGTGTTTCA encodes:
- a CDS encoding cupin domain-containing protein, yielding MKDREDQIFESGEKNDAFAQYFVGQSYLNMLTTSPVGVANVTFEPSCRNNWHIHHKGGQILLVTAGKGYYQEWGKPAQELHPGDVVNIPPEVKHWHGAAKDSWFSHLAIEVPADGASNEWCEALSDEEYNAL
- a CDS encoding aldo/keto reductase gives rise to the protein MQYVRLGNSDLMVSRICMGCMGFGDAQNGQHTWTLDEAHSREIIKRGLELGVNFFDTAIAYQSGTSERYLGRALRDFAKREDVVVATKFLPRTQEEIDMGITGQQHIERMLNKSLENLGMDYVDLYIYHMWDYQTPLYDIMEGLNEMVKAGKVRYIGISNCYAYQLAQANALADKYGFAKFISIQGHYNLLFREEEREMAKICAQDNIAMTPYSALAGGRLSKHPGETSKRLVEDSYAKLKYDASAKQDQIIIDRVSELADKYKVSMSEISLAWLLTKVESPVVGSTKLSHIEGAAKAVDLKLSEEDIAYLEECYVPHPLVGVMAQNTQETSKSKHVWSTGNQKI
- a CDS encoding carboxymuconolactone decarboxylase family protein produces the protein MKFYETDAEFMERFQYFVEEEVEKKLDKDVDEKTKSLAILAALLGSQSLALFKEKVLEYVTETLTPVEIKELVYQAVDYAGFGKVYPFLQAVNEAFQEKEIALPLEIQSTTTLKNRLEKGEAAQVEIFGAHMKDAWKSSTINYYLASNCFGDYYTRTGLNLKQREIVTFCILMAQGGCEPQVIAHAKGNMNLGNDAQFLENIVLECLPYIGYPRSLNALSCVNKAKE
- a CDS encoding MATE family efflux transporter; this encodes MKSDSIVIENKEKRMFFTNETLRAMIIPLFLEQLLVMLVGLADTFVVSFVGEAAVSGVSLVNSFNTIFIYLFTALASGGAVVVSQYIGRKWHTKAKEGISQLLMISVLFSLFLSLCILPFGKSLLQLLFGRVESSVMDACITYLRISVFSYPALAVYNAGATLYRSIGKTKTTMHISILSNIINVIGNIIGVFVLRAGVAGVAYPSLLARSFSAVVITVLCFKEHDGIRYDKKYIFKWDKEMLSRILRVAIPNGIESGIFQFVKVALSSVIALFGTYQIAANGIAQSIWSVAALVGVTMGPVYITVIGQCMGSKDIQQAVYFLKKLTKITVVFSIVWNLLVFAITPFMINFFSVGEETKHLVILLVLVHNICNALAYPFADPFGKGLRAAGDVKYTMYISLGTTIGVRLILSYLFGIMLHMGVMGIAYAMCLDWISRGLIFYLRFRSGKWKEFTLI